One segment of Bradyrhizobium sp. CB2312 DNA contains the following:
- a CDS encoding methyltransferase domain-containing protein, with amino-acid sequence MSIDVVDLREFYSRRLGIVARQMINRGIRERWPNAEGQRVLGIGYPTPYLGLFREDAERCIAFMPAAQGVLKWPTGRPALASLVDEFTLPLPDAAVDRILLVHALEMSDDPAALLREVWRVLSPSGRVIAVIPNRRGVWTRTDNTPFGHGRPYSRSQITELLRQTWFTPTAWGEALFMPPYAGGWVLKSAQMWERAGAALSLPFAGVHIVEATKQVYRAIPAKRERAHLIPALTKPVLVPSSTTVTRS; translated from the coding sequence ATGAGCATCGATGTCGTCGATCTTCGCGAGTTCTATTCCCGCCGCCTCGGGATCGTGGCGCGGCAAATGATCAATCGCGGCATCAGGGAGCGCTGGCCGAATGCCGAGGGCCAGCGCGTGCTCGGCATCGGCTATCCGACGCCCTATCTGGGGCTGTTTCGCGAGGATGCCGAGCGCTGCATCGCCTTCATGCCGGCGGCCCAGGGCGTGCTGAAATGGCCGACGGGACGGCCGGCGCTGGCCTCGCTGGTGGATGAATTCACGCTGCCGCTTCCCGACGCCGCCGTCGACCGCATCCTGCTGGTCCACGCGCTCGAGATGTCGGACGATCCGGCTGCGCTGCTGCGCGAGGTGTGGCGGGTGCTGTCGCCCTCGGGGCGCGTCATCGCGGTGATCCCGAACCGGCGCGGGGTGTGGACCCGCACCGACAACACGCCGTTCGGCCACGGCCGCCCCTATTCGCGCTCGCAGATCACCGAGCTGCTGCGTCAGACCTGGTTCACGCCGACCGCCTGGGGCGAGGCACTGTTCATGCCGCCCTATGCCGGCGGCTGGGTGCTGAAATCGGCGCAGATGTGGGAGCGTGCCGGCGCGGCGCTGTCGCTGCCCTTTGCCGGCGTGCACATCGTCGAGGCCACCAAGCAGGTCTACCGCGCGATCCCCGCCAAGCGCGAACGCGCGCACCTCATTCCCGCACTGACCAAGCCGGTGCTGGTGCCGTCCTCGACCACGGTCACGCGCAGTTAA
- a CDS encoding DUF4167 domain-containing protein, producing MRNGQNKQRMRNRNNNNNNNRRGQNPMTRVYESNGPDIKIRGTASHIAEKYLQLARDARSSGDPVAAENYYQHAEHYFRLIAAAQEQFRQNQQQPRGDEPVSTSDDGEDDGENFSNFGQEPGFVPQPPQQPYAREGQRDHHQRDHQSRDNQQPYQRDNQQPREHRERDHRPQPQYQPQPQPANQPQPVIADAGSVDRLPSFITGAQPQANVGANGGQGGGFEGGGGERYPRRRRRPHGPRPEREAAPAGSSDDLAPGE from the coding sequence ATGAGAAACGGTCAGAACAAGCAGCGGATGCGCAACCGCAACAACAATAACAACAACAACCGGCGCGGCCAGAACCCGATGACCCGGGTCTACGAGTCCAACGGACCCGACATCAAGATCCGCGGCACGGCCTCGCATATTGCTGAAAAGTATCTCCAGCTGGCGCGGGACGCGCGATCCTCCGGCGACCCCGTTGCCGCCGAGAACTACTACCAGCATGCCGAGCACTATTTCCGCCTGATCGCGGCGGCCCAGGAACAGTTCCGCCAGAACCAGCAGCAGCCGCGCGGCGACGAGCCGGTCAGCACGAGCGACGATGGCGAGGACGACGGCGAGAATTTCTCGAATTTCGGCCAGGAGCCGGGTTTCGTCCCGCAGCCGCCGCAGCAGCCTTACGCGCGCGAGGGCCAGCGCGATCATCACCAGCGTGATCACCAGAGCCGCGACAACCAGCAGCCCTATCAGCGCGACAACCAGCAGCCGCGCGAGCACCGCGAACGCGACCATCGTCCGCAGCCGCAATATCAGCCGCAGCCGCAGCCTGCGAACCAGCCGCAGCCCGTCATCGCCGATGCCGGCAGCGTCGACCGCCTGCCCTCCTTCATCACCGGCGCACAGCCGCAAGCGAATGTCGGCGCGAACGGTGGTCAGGGCGGCGGCTTCGAGGGCGGTGGTGGCGAACGCTATCCGCGCCGCCGGCGCCGGCCGCATGGCCCGCGCCCCGAGCGCGAGGCAGCGCCCGCCGGTTCGAGCGACGATCTCGCGCCCGGCGAGTAA
- the prmC gene encoding peptide chain release factor N(5)-glutamine methyltransferase, whose translation MVPLATDSGHSIESARRALAARLQAAGIEEPGLDARLLVGAAVELDLTAMVTQAARRLTPEEAARLEGYAQRRLAHEPVARILGAREFWGLPFRLSEATLVPRPDTETVVELALEIFREFRISGRRPRIADIGTGSGAILLALLHEIPEAFGVGTDVSLTALSTARDNAAALGLSGRAAFVACSYAAALQGPFDLIVSNPPYIPSAEIPKLSIEVREHDPHLALDGGNDGYDAYRILIPQAAERLAAGGALIVEAGQGQARNIETLMGGAALSVDRPLKADLGGILRAVSARKMPP comes from the coding sequence ATGGTTCCATTGGCGACAGATTCCGGACACAGCATCGAGAGCGCGCGGCGCGCGCTTGCCGCACGGCTGCAAGCGGCCGGCATCGAGGAGCCGGGCCTGGATGCACGCCTGCTCGTCGGCGCCGCAGTGGAGCTCGATCTCACCGCCATGGTGACGCAGGCGGCGCGACGACTGACGCCTGAAGAGGCTGCGCGGCTCGAAGGCTATGCGCAGCGCAGGCTCGCGCATGAGCCGGTCGCCCGCATTTTGGGGGCGCGGGAATTCTGGGGCCTGCCGTTCCGCCTGTCCGAGGCAACGCTGGTGCCGCGGCCGGACACCGAAACGGTCGTCGAACTGGCGCTCGAGATTTTTCGCGAATTCAGGATCTCTGGGCGGCGCCCGCGTATCGCCGATATCGGCACCGGATCCGGCGCCATCCTGCTCGCTCTGCTGCACGAGATACCCGAGGCGTTCGGCGTCGGCACCGATGTCAGCCTCACCGCGCTCAGCACCGCGCGAGATAATGCGGCCGCGCTCGGCCTGTCCGGCCGCGCCGCTTTCGTCGCCTGCTCCTACGCGGCGGCGCTTCAAGGCCCGTTCGACCTCATCGTGTCGAACCCGCCCTATATTCCCTCGGCTGAAATTCCGAAATTGAGCATCGAGGTGCGCGAGCACGATCCGCATCTGGCGCTCGACGGCGGCAATGACGGCTATGACGCCTACCGCATCCTGATCCCGCAGGCGGCCGAGCGTCTCGCCGCAGGCGGGGCGCTGATCGTCGAGGCCGGCCAGGGCCAGGCCCGGAATATTGAAACCTTGATGGGGGGCGCGGCGTTATCGGTGGACAGGCCACTCAAGGCCGACCTTGGAGGCATTCTACGAGCCGTATCGGCCCGAAAAATGCCTCCATAA
- a CDS encoding HIT family protein, which produces MTAYDDQNVFAKILRGEIPCFEVFRDDRSLAFLDIMPRSPGHTLVIPRAPARGILDIADDDLAAVARTAKRIAIAAMKAFDAEGIILQQFSEPASGQVVLHLHMHVMPVRAGIELLPAHTRKEDMAVLAEHAKRMIAALGG; this is translated from the coding sequence ATGACGGCCTATGACGATCAGAACGTCTTCGCGAAGATCCTGCGCGGCGAAATTCCCTGCTTCGAGGTGTTCAGGGACGACCGCAGCCTCGCCTTCCTCGACATCATGCCGCGCTCACCGGGGCACACGCTGGTGATCCCGAGGGCGCCGGCGCGCGGCATCCTCGACATCGCCGATGACGATCTCGCCGCGGTCGCCCGCACCGCCAAGCGGATCGCAATCGCGGCGATGAAGGCTTTCGACGCCGAAGGGATCATCCTCCAGCAGTTCAGCGAGCCCGCCTCCGGGCAAGTGGTGCTTCATCTGCACATGCATGTCATGCCGGTCAGGGCCGGAATCGAGCTGCTGCCGGCGCACACGCGCAAGGAAGACATGGCCGTGCTCGCCGAGCATGCCAAGCGGATGATCGCGGCGCTTGGTGGCTGA
- a CDS encoding DUF5996 family protein gives MSTIWPEIPFEAWRESCSALHLYCQVVGKYRLARAPWVNHSWHATFYVNARGLTTSLVPDGSGIEIIFDLVRHVLIAEAADGCRAEMPLGRMSVAEFHTRFCEVVGRLGGIPEFDGRPSEVPDPIPFREDLQIRPYDADAVTRFFRALVAINGVFHRFRTGFTGKVSPVHLFWGSFDLAVTRFSGRPAPLHPGGVPGLPDVVTREAYSDEVSSAGFWPGGGGADFAAFYSYAYPTPNGFADGQVMPEGAYFDQKLGEYLLPYDLVRKSSEPEETLMAFLQSTYRAAADTGGWDRAALECPIGSPLRPRPLNKR, from the coding sequence GTGAGCACGATCTGGCCGGAGATCCCCTTCGAGGCATGGCGCGAAAGCTGTTCCGCGCTTCATTTGTATTGCCAGGTTGTCGGCAAGTATCGGCTCGCGAGAGCGCCGTGGGTCAACCATTCCTGGCACGCGACTTTCTACGTGAATGCGCGCGGGCTGACGACTTCGCTGGTTCCGGACGGATCCGGCATCGAGATTATCTTCGATCTCGTCCGTCATGTCCTGATCGCAGAGGCGGCCGACGGCTGCAGAGCCGAAATGCCGCTCGGGCGAATGTCCGTCGCCGAATTCCACACCCGATTCTGCGAAGTGGTCGGACGTCTCGGCGGAATACCGGAATTCGACGGTCGGCCCAGCGAGGTCCCGGATCCGATCCCGTTCCGGGAAGACCTCCAAATCAGGCCCTACGACGCAGACGCCGTGACGCGGTTCTTTCGCGCCCTCGTCGCGATCAACGGAGTCTTTCATCGATTTCGGACGGGGTTCACCGGGAAAGTCAGTCCGGTCCATCTCTTCTGGGGCAGCTTCGATTTGGCGGTGACGCGCTTCTCCGGTCGTCCCGCCCCACTGCATCCGGGCGGCGTTCCGGGTTTGCCTGATGTCGTGACCCGCGAGGCCTATAGCGATGAGGTCTCCTCCGCCGGCTTCTGGCCGGGCGGAGGCGGTGCGGATTTCGCGGCCTTCTACTCCTATGCCTATCCCACCCCGAACGGCTTCGCCGACGGACAGGTCATGCCGGAAGGCGCATACTTCGATCAGAAGCTCGGCGAATATCTCCTGCCCTACGACCTCGTGCGAAAATCCAGCGAGCCTGAGGAGACGCTCATGGCGTTTCTGCAGAGCACCTATCGGGCGGCGGCTGATACCGGAGGCTGGGATCGTGCCGCGCTCGAATGTCCGATTGGCTCCCCCCTTCGACCGCGCCCGCTGAACAAACGATGA
- a CDS encoding MarR family transcriptional regulator, with protein sequence MVQAKKAQRSTAAMPARSSSRRTMRDADYAALAQFRYQLRIFLAFSEAAAQNAGLTAQQHQALLAIKGLADADGASVGDIARFLLIRHHTAVELVDRMAKLKLIARQADPEDARRVLVKLTAKGEQKLRSLSRIHLDELSVAAPALDKILRSFGAKAR encoded by the coding sequence ATGGTTCAGGCGAAGAAGGCGCAACGCTCCACGGCGGCGATGCCTGCACGGTCTTCAAGCCGCCGGACCATGCGCGACGCCGACTACGCGGCACTGGCGCAATTCCGCTATCAGCTCCGAATCTTCCTGGCCTTCAGCGAAGCCGCGGCTCAGAACGCCGGATTGACGGCGCAGCAGCACCAGGCGCTGCTCGCGATCAAGGGATTGGCCGATGCCGACGGTGCCAGCGTCGGCGATATCGCGCGCTTCCTCCTGATCCGGCACCACACGGCGGTGGAGCTGGTGGATCGGATGGCGAAGCTGAAGCTGATCGCCCGGCAAGCCGATCCCGAGGACGCGCGTCGCGTCCTGGTCAAGCTGACGGCCAAGGGCGAGCAGAAGCTGCGATCGCTCTCGCGCATTCACCTGGACGAGCTGAGTGTCGCCGCGCCCGCTTTGGACAAGATTCTGCGATCGTTCGGAGCCAAAGCGCGCTGA